One part of the Larimichthys crocea isolate SSNF chromosome XIX, L_crocea_2.0, whole genome shotgun sequence genome encodes these proteins:
- the ical1 gene encoding islet cell autoantigen 1-like isoform X1: MDGFAGDMLSGGRALLGEDSSVMARMQKKFWKTKQVFIKATGKKEDEYVVASDADLDAKLEFFRSVQSTCTELLKVIEKYQHRITRLSQEENELGLFLRFQGEHDRTKAGNMMDATSKALCTSAKQRMALCPPLHRLHQEVETFRRRAIADTLLTVSRMEKARTEYRGALLWMKDVSQELDPDTYKQLEKFRKVQAQVRGTKGQFEKLKNDVCQKVDMLGASRCNMLSHSLCTYQTTLLQFWEKTAHAMSGIQEAFQGHVPYQFTTLKDLRDPLEDLAELQTQEDKKEKSLQSNTDSLVSLDDDKPSGSASDADPTHSADGQSQNSDSVHPNTTKPTRALQDLRGLSVGSDDDLMLMACDLPELQPNVPFELQLMPPLPGEDPREPRDFGSFQSASLSQLPDTGGLPYPAGTGLRPEEEDTERGDMAFLKDLLSPGPGASDEFSREWQDAFGVYDPPSIPPSTMAPASIGEAISGPAPAPLPSKPPSPTGFLPSQLLDHSLSSTGWATPPMFQAPPLQPPAGQSQSAQPAPGSAANVPPGGSKDMSAWFNLFADLDPLSNPDAIGRSADELLNA; encoded by the exons ATGGACGg GTTCGCGGGGGACATGCTGAGCGGTGGCCGGGCCCTCCTCGGCGAGGACAGCTCGGTGATGGCTCGCATGCAGAAGAAGTTCTGGAAGACCAAGCAGGTGTTCATCAAAGCCACGGGCAAGAAGGAGGACGAGTACGTGGTGGCATCGGACGCCGACCTGGACGCCAAGCTGGAG ttTTTCCGCTCGGTTCAGTCCACGTGCACGGAGCTGCTGAAGGTGATTGAGAAATACCAGCACAGGATCACAC GCTTGTCTCAGGAGGAGAACGAGCTGGGTCTGTTCCTGCGCTTCCAGGGTGAGCACGATCGCACGAAGGCTGGCAACATGATGGACGCCACCAGCAAGGCCCTGTGCACCTCCGCCAAGCAGAG GATGGCACTTTGCCCGCCACTGCACCGCCTGCACCAGGAGGTGGAGACGTTCAGACGGCGCGCCATCGCCGACACGCTACTGACAGTCAGCCGTATGGAGAAGGCCCGCACCGAGTACAGAGGAGCTCTGCTCTGGATGAAAGACGTCTCCCAAGAGCTGGACCCGGACACCTACAAACAGCTGGAAAAGTTCCGCAAG GTCCAAGCCCAGGTCAGAGGGACGAAGGGCCAGTTTGAGAAGCTGAAGAACGACGTGTGTCAGAAGGTTGACATGCTGGGAGCAAGCCGCTGCAACATGCTCTCACACTCCCTCTGCACCTACCAG ACCACTCTGCTGCAGTTCTGGGAGAAGACAGCCCACGCCATGTCAGGAATCCAAGAGGCCTTCCAAGGACACGTACCATACCAGTTCACCACACTCAAG GACCTGAGAGACCCGCTGGAGGACCTCGCAGAGTTACAGACAcaagaggacaagaaggagAAGTCTCTACAGAGCAACACAGACAG tCTGGTGTCCTTGGATGACGACAAGCCGTCAGGAAGTGCCTCCGATGCAG acCCGACCCACAGTGCGGATGGACAGAGCCAAAACAGTGACAGTG TGCACCCAAACACCACCAAACCTACTCGAGCCCTGCAAGACCTCAGAGGACTGTCAGTGGGCTCTGATGACGACCTGATGCTCATGGCCTGTGATCTGCCAGAGTTGCAGCCGAACGTCCCCTTCGAGCTCCAGCTCATGCCTCCTCTCCCGGGAGAAGACCCCAGGGAGCCCAGGGACTTTGGAAGCTTCCAGTCAGCCAGCCTGTCCCAGCTGCCCGACACTG gTGGTCTGCCCTACCCTGCTGGGACAGGGCTGAgaccggaggaggaggacaccGAACGGGGCGACATGGCTTTCCTCAAAGATCTCCTCAGCCCGGGCCCGGGGGCCAGCGACGAGTTCAGCAGAGAGTGGCAAGACGCTTTCGGGGTGTATGACCCTCCCAGCATCCCTCCGTCGACCATGGCACCAGCGAGCATTGGAGAGGCGATTAGTGGGCCAGCACCGGCACCACTGCCCTCAAAACCCCCCAGCCCCACGGGCTTCCTGCCCTCCCAGCTGCTGGACCACAGTCTGAGCTCCACAG GCTGGGCGACCCCACCTATGTTCCAAGCCCCGCCCCTGCAGCCTCCTGCTGGTCAGAGCCAATCAGCTCAGCCGGCGCCAGGGTCAGCGGCGAATG ttccTCCAGGTGGATCCAAAGACATGTCTGCTTGGTTCAACCTGTTTGCAGACCTGGACCCCCTCTCCAATCCCGACGCCATTGGACGCTCGGCGGACGAGCTGCTCAATGCCTaa
- the ical1 gene encoding islet cell autoantigen 1-like isoform X2 → MDGFAGDMLSGGRALLGEDSSVMARMQKKFWKTKQVFIKATGKKEDEYVVASDADLDAKLEFFRSVQSTCTELLKVIEKYQHRITRLSQEENELGLFLRFQGEHDRTKAGNMMDATSKALCTSAKQRMALCPPLHRLHQEVETFRRRAIADTLLTVSRMEKARTEYRGALLWMKDVSQELDPDTYKQLEKFRKVQAQVRGTKGQFEKLKNDVCQKVDMLGASRCNMLSHSLCTYQTTLLQFWEKTAHAMSGIQEAFQGHVPYQFTTLKDLRDPLEDLAELQTQEDKKEKSLQSNTDSLVSLDDDKPSGSASDADPTHSADGQSQNSDSGGLPYPAGTGLRPEEEDTERGDMAFLKDLLSPGPGASDEFSREWQDAFGVYDPPSIPPSTMAPASIGEAISGPAPAPLPSKPPSPTGFLPSQLLDHSLSSTGWATPPMFQAPPLQPPAGQSQSAQPAPGSAANVPPGGSKDMSAWFNLFADLDPLSNPDAIGRSADELLNA, encoded by the exons ATGGACGg GTTCGCGGGGGACATGCTGAGCGGTGGCCGGGCCCTCCTCGGCGAGGACAGCTCGGTGATGGCTCGCATGCAGAAGAAGTTCTGGAAGACCAAGCAGGTGTTCATCAAAGCCACGGGCAAGAAGGAGGACGAGTACGTGGTGGCATCGGACGCCGACCTGGACGCCAAGCTGGAG ttTTTCCGCTCGGTTCAGTCCACGTGCACGGAGCTGCTGAAGGTGATTGAGAAATACCAGCACAGGATCACAC GCTTGTCTCAGGAGGAGAACGAGCTGGGTCTGTTCCTGCGCTTCCAGGGTGAGCACGATCGCACGAAGGCTGGCAACATGATGGACGCCACCAGCAAGGCCCTGTGCACCTCCGCCAAGCAGAG GATGGCACTTTGCCCGCCACTGCACCGCCTGCACCAGGAGGTGGAGACGTTCAGACGGCGCGCCATCGCCGACACGCTACTGACAGTCAGCCGTATGGAGAAGGCCCGCACCGAGTACAGAGGAGCTCTGCTCTGGATGAAAGACGTCTCCCAAGAGCTGGACCCGGACACCTACAAACAGCTGGAAAAGTTCCGCAAG GTCCAAGCCCAGGTCAGAGGGACGAAGGGCCAGTTTGAGAAGCTGAAGAACGACGTGTGTCAGAAGGTTGACATGCTGGGAGCAAGCCGCTGCAACATGCTCTCACACTCCCTCTGCACCTACCAG ACCACTCTGCTGCAGTTCTGGGAGAAGACAGCCCACGCCATGTCAGGAATCCAAGAGGCCTTCCAAGGACACGTACCATACCAGTTCACCACACTCAAG GACCTGAGAGACCCGCTGGAGGACCTCGCAGAGTTACAGACAcaagaggacaagaaggagAAGTCTCTACAGAGCAACACAGACAG tCTGGTGTCCTTGGATGACGACAAGCCGTCAGGAAGTGCCTCCGATGCAG acCCGACCCACAGTGCGGATGGACAGAGCCAAAACAGTGACAGTG gTGGTCTGCCCTACCCTGCTGGGACAGGGCTGAgaccggaggaggaggacaccGAACGGGGCGACATGGCTTTCCTCAAAGATCTCCTCAGCCCGGGCCCGGGGGCCAGCGACGAGTTCAGCAGAGAGTGGCAAGACGCTTTCGGGGTGTATGACCCTCCCAGCATCCCTCCGTCGACCATGGCACCAGCGAGCATTGGAGAGGCGATTAGTGGGCCAGCACCGGCACCACTGCCCTCAAAACCCCCCAGCCCCACGGGCTTCCTGCCCTCCCAGCTGCTGGACCACAGTCTGAGCTCCACAG GCTGGGCGACCCCACCTATGTTCCAAGCCCCGCCCCTGCAGCCTCCTGCTGGTCAGAGCCAATCAGCTCAGCCGGCGCCAGGGTCAGCGGCGAATG ttccTCCAGGTGGATCCAAAGACATGTCTGCTTGGTTCAACCTGTTTGCAGACCTGGACCCCCTCTCCAATCCCGACGCCATTGGACGCTCGGCGGACGAGCTGCTCAATGCCTaa
- the fam117ba gene encoding protein FAM117B isoform X1 codes for MRDKATQTPRAWADERRRGSHKRSASCGSTDQLKECLSVCETLQIAKLRQQLQRSKRSSRHRRDKDRKSPFNGSHTIIQSQSPMPKTILIPIPISKSSAPRFRNSVEGLNQEIERITIQDTPEKEETIVPQDVPDGHRAPPPVPPQRSSSTRSIDTQTPSGGGLSGNHSNCSSRPDSISPSYLTVLNDMGGGSPYEDKELGPCSPLPKYAASPRPNNSYMFKREPPEGCEKVKVFEESMPKPLQEIPPFLCPDRNKVNFIPNSGSAFCLVSILKPLLPAPDLNFRPGVGLRSLSPSLVPLSTQPCLLEEPESF; via the exons ATGAGGGACAAAGCGACGCAG acccCCAGGGCCTGGgcagatgagaggaggaggggctCTCACAAACGCTCGGCCTCCTGTGGGAGCACCGACCAGCTCAAGGAG tgtctgtctgtctgtgaaactCTCCAGATTGCCAAACTGCGTCAGCAACTCCAGCGCAGCAAACGCAGCAGCCGCCATCGGAGAGACAAAGACCGCAAGTCCCCGTTCAATGGCAGCCACACCATCATCCAGTCGCAG TCGCCTATGCCCAAAACCATCCTGATACCCATCCCGATATCCAAGTCCTCGGCACCTCGTTTCCGCAACAGCGTGGAGGGCCTCAACCAGGAGATCGAGCGCATCACCATCCAAGACACCCCTGAAAAGGAAGAGACCATCGTT CCACAGGATGTCCCAGATGGGCACCGCGCACCCCCGCCCGTCCCCCCacagcgcagcagcagcacccgCAGCATCGACACACAGACTCCCTCAGGGGGCGGCCTGAGCGGTAACCACAGCAACTGCAGTAGCCGTCCCGATTCCATCTCGCCCTCCTACCTCACCGTCCTCAACGACATGGGTGGAGGCAGCCCCTACGAGGACAAAG AGCTGGGGCCCTGCTCCCCGCTGCCTAAATACGCCGCCTCTCCCAGACCCAACAACAGCTACATGTTCAAGAGGGAACCTCCAGAGGGCTGCGAGAAGGTCAAAGTGTTCGAGGAGTCCAT gcccAAACCTCTGCAGGAGATCCCTCCCTTCCTGTGTCCCGACCGCAACAAGGTCAACTTCATCCCCAACAGCGGCTCTGCCTTCTGCCTCGTCAGCATCCTCAAGCCCTTACTCCCCGCCCCGGACCTCAACTTTCGCCCCGGCGTGGGCCTGCGAAGCCTCTCCCCGTCCCTCGTGCCTCTGTCCACCCAGCCCTGCCTCCTGGAGGAGCCTGAGAGCTTCTGA
- the fam117ba gene encoding protein FAM117B isoform X2, with protein MRDKATQTPRAWADERRRGSHKRSASCGSTDQLKEIAKLRQQLQRSKRSSRHRRDKDRKSPFNGSHTIIQSQSPMPKTILIPIPISKSSAPRFRNSVEGLNQEIERITIQDTPEKEETIVPQDVPDGHRAPPPVPPQRSSSTRSIDTQTPSGGGLSGNHSNCSSRPDSISPSYLTVLNDMGGGSPYEDKELGPCSPLPKYAASPRPNNSYMFKREPPEGCEKVKVFEESMPKPLQEIPPFLCPDRNKVNFIPNSGSAFCLVSILKPLLPAPDLNFRPGVGLRSLSPSLVPLSTQPCLLEEPESF; from the exons ATGAGGGACAAAGCGACGCAG acccCCAGGGCCTGGgcagatgagaggaggaggggctCTCACAAACGCTCGGCCTCCTGTGGGAGCACCGACCAGCTCAAGGAG ATTGCCAAACTGCGTCAGCAACTCCAGCGCAGCAAACGCAGCAGCCGCCATCGGAGAGACAAAGACCGCAAGTCCCCGTTCAATGGCAGCCACACCATCATCCAGTCGCAG TCGCCTATGCCCAAAACCATCCTGATACCCATCCCGATATCCAAGTCCTCGGCACCTCGTTTCCGCAACAGCGTGGAGGGCCTCAACCAGGAGATCGAGCGCATCACCATCCAAGACACCCCTGAAAAGGAAGAGACCATCGTT CCACAGGATGTCCCAGATGGGCACCGCGCACCCCCGCCCGTCCCCCCacagcgcagcagcagcacccgCAGCATCGACACACAGACTCCCTCAGGGGGCGGCCTGAGCGGTAACCACAGCAACTGCAGTAGCCGTCCCGATTCCATCTCGCCCTCCTACCTCACCGTCCTCAACGACATGGGTGGAGGCAGCCCCTACGAGGACAAAG AGCTGGGGCCCTGCTCCCCGCTGCCTAAATACGCCGCCTCTCCCAGACCCAACAACAGCTACATGTTCAAGAGGGAACCTCCAGAGGGCTGCGAGAAGGTCAAAGTGTTCGAGGAGTCCAT gcccAAACCTCTGCAGGAGATCCCTCCCTTCCTGTGTCCCGACCGCAACAAGGTCAACTTCATCCCCAACAGCGGCTCTGCCTTCTGCCTCGTCAGCATCCTCAAGCCCTTACTCCCCGCCCCGGACCTCAACTTTCGCCCCGGCGTGGGCCTGCGAAGCCTCTCCCCGTCCCTCGTGCCTCTGTCCACCCAGCCCTGCCTCCTGGAGGAGCCTGAGAGCTTCTGA